From Apium graveolens cultivar Ventura chromosome 9, ASM990537v1, whole genome shotgun sequence, the proteins below share one genomic window:
- the LOC141687504 gene encoding uncharacterized protein LOC141687504, with translation MSSKVNTPVDQICINKSLTDDDLISVLSKLEAQEDKDVFGLVCKRWLFIQSSQRKKLCVRSGPHMLQKMAARFTNLHHLDMSQSVNRSFYPGVSDSDLSVIASSFGCLRTLELRNLKGITDIGLAKIGSFLSCLQFLDVSYCRKITDKGLSAVAEGSPNLKSLHAGGCRYVTDALLKSLSIHCHNLEELGLHGCTSITDSGLAFLVEGCKKIKYLDFSKCSNVGDTGICGISKTCAASLKILKLLDCYKLGDESMFSLAKYCNNLEVLIIGGCRNLSDKSIRLVAAACSVNLKILQMDWCVNVSDSLVNCILSQCRSLEVLDIGCCDEVTDSAFQGLGSEGSELILKILKVSNCSKITVVGLGMLLGSCKTLEYLDVRSCPHIQKSICDEAGLQFPACCKVNFSGSLAEPDVLI, from the exons ATGTCTTCAAAAGTCAACACCCCAGTTGACCAAATCTGCATAAACAAGTCTCTAACAGATGATGACCTAATCTCAGTGCTCTCAAAACTAGAAGCCCAAGAAGACAAGGATGTGTTTGGCTTGGTCTGTAAAAGATGGTTGTTCATACAGAGTAGTCAAAGGAAGAAGCTTTGTGTCCGTTCTGGGCCCCACATGCTTCAGAAGATGGCTGCTAGGTTCACTAATTTGCATCATCTTGATATGTCTCAGTCTGTTAATCGATCTTTTTATCCTGGTGTTAGTGATTCTGATCTCTCTGTTATTGCTTCTTCTTTTGGCTGTTTGAGGACTCTTGAGCTCAGGAACCTTAAAG GAATTACTGATATCGGGCTGGCAAAAATTGGGTCATTTCTTTCGTGTCTACAGTTTTTAGATGTATCTTACTGCAGAAAGATAACAGACAAGGGGTTGTCAGCTGTTGCCGAGGGCAGTCCTAATTTGAAGAGCTTACATGCTGGCGGTTGCAGATATGTTACAGATGCACTACTTAAATCTCTTTCAATTCATTGTCACAATTTAGAAGAACTGGGCTTGCATGGTTGCACCAGCATCACTGATTCTGGACTAGCCTTTCTAGTTGAGGGGTGTAAAAAGATTAAGTATTTGGACTTCAGCAAGTGCAGCAATGTTGGAGACACTGGAATATGTGGTATATCAAAAACTTGTGCGGCTTCTCTTAAGATATTGAAATTGCTGGATTGTTATAAACTCGGAGATGAATCTATGTTTTCCTTGGCGAAATACTGCAATAATCTCGAGGTTCTCATTATTGGTGGCTGCAGGAACTTATCTGATAAGTCAATTAGGTTGGTGGCTGCTGCCTGTAGTGTCAATCTGAAGATCCTTCAGATGGATTGGTGTGTGAATGTTTCCGACTCTTTAGTGAACTGTATTCTATCTCAGTGCAGAAGTTTGGAGGTTCTTGATATTGGTTGCTGTGATGAAGTGACTGATTCTGCTTTCCAGGGATTAGGTTCTGAAGGATCTGAATTAATATTGAAGATTTTGAAAGTCAGTAACTGTTCTAAGATTACCGTGGTTGGACTAGGCATGCTTTTGGGTTCGTGTAAAACTCTAGAATATCTTGATGTAAGGTCATGCCCCCACATTCAGAAATCTATTTGCGATGAGGCTGGTTTGCAGTTCCCTGCTTGTTGTAAGGTAAATTTTTCTGGGAGTTTAGCAGAACCTGATGTGTTGATTTGA
- the LOC141687505 gene encoding GEM-like protein 7: protein MKNQVQTNVAGIPISSAAYSSKSSSGNVVTDSNLAIKCYNPPSKANSKFNHNKLGSTNYRTNKLVGRTESFAQRVREHVRLGPKITETLKGKLSSGAKILRLGGVTKVFNKNFNTRIGEKLLKASQCYLSTTAGPIAGLLFISTDKIAFCSERTMKVSSSTGEMLRVQYKVMIPLGKIKRANKSTNIEIPSQKYIEIVTGDNFDFWFMGFLNYQRTFKYVDEAISQMQWSRN, encoded by the exons ATGAAGAATCAGGTTCAAACAAATGTTGCTGGAATTCCAATCAGCTCAGCTGCATATTCAAGTAAGAGTTCATCAGGCAACGTCGTAACAGACAGTAATCTCGCTATCAAGTGCTACAATCCGCCTTCGAAGGCAAATTCTAAATTTAATCACA ATAAACTAGGATCAACGAATTATAGGACGAACAAGCTTGTTGGAAGAACAGAAAGTTTTGCCCAAAGAGTCAGAGAGCATG TGAGATTAGGCCCCAAAATTACCGAAACCCTGAAGGGTAAGCTGAGCTCGGGAGCAAAGATTCTCCGATTAGGTGGAGTTACAAAAGTTTTCAACAAGAATTTCAACACAAGAATAGGAGAAAAGTTATTAAAAGCTTCCCAATGCTATCTATCAACAACAGCAGGTCCAATAGCAGGACTCCTCTTTATTTCTACAGACAAGATTGCCTTCTGCAGTGAGAGGACAATGAAAGTATCTTCTTCGACTGGAGAAATGTTAAGAGTACAATATAAG GTCATGATCCCCCTAGGGAAGATCAAGAGAGCCAACAAGAGCACAAACATCGAAATTCCATCACAGAAGTATATAGAGATAGTAACCGGGGATAATTTTGATTTCTGGTTCATGGGATTCCTTAATTATCAAAGAACTTTCAAATATGTAGATGAAGCAATCTCTCAAATGCAATGGAGTCGCAACTAG
- the LOC141682813 gene encoding GEM-like protein 4, with the protein MKNQILGQVIGIPISSGAYPAEMPPQGILCITSNQYNASAKFKQRKTESMFDRMHKFTLGIREHVKIGPKLSDTVKGKLRLGARILQVGGVKKVFKQNFSSSEGEKLLKASQCYLYTTAGPIAGLLFISTDRIAFCSERSMKVSTSTGDLLRSHYKVSIPLNKIKRVNESENVQDPSRKYIDVVTKDDFEFWFMGFLNHQRTYKFLQLAVDESQ; encoded by the exons ATGAAGAACCAGATTCTAGGACAAGTTATTGGAATTCCAATCAGTTCAGGAGCATATCCAGCTGAGATGCCTCCACAAGGAATTTTATGCATCACTTCCAATCAATACAATGCATCTGCAAAGTTTAAACAGA GAAAGACGGAGTCAATGTTTGACAGGATGCACAAATTTACGCTAGGCATCCGTGAGCATG TGAAAATCGGGCCCAAGTTAAGTGACACAGTGAAGGGGAAGTTGAGATTAGGAGCTAGAATTCTCCAAGTAGGGGGTGTCAAGAAAGTGTTTAAACAAAACTTTAGTTCTAGTGAAGGCGAAAAGCTATTGAAGGCTTCACAGTGCTATTTATACACAACTGCAGGTCCAATAGCCGGATTACTATTTATCTCAACAGATAGAATTGCCTTCTGTAGTGAAAGATCAATGAAGGTCTCTACTTCGACTGGAGATTTGCTTCGGAGTCATTACAAGGTTTCAATTCCATTAAACAAAATAAAGAGAGTGAATGAAAGCGAAAATGTGCAGGATCCATCAAGAAAGTATATCGACGTAGTGACAAAGGATGACTTTGAGTTTTGGTTCATGGGATTCCTAAACCATCAAAGAACTTACAAGTTTCTTCAGCTAGCAGTAGATGAATCTCAATAA
- the LOC141684414 gene encoding GEM-like protein 4 encodes MKNQILGQVIGIPISSAAYPAEMPRQGILCITSNQYNASAKFRQSKMESMFDRMNRFTQGIRDHVKIGPKLSETVKGKLRLGARILQVGGVKKVFKQNFSSSEGEKLLKASQCYLYTTAGPIAGLLFISTDRIAFCSERSMKVSTSTGDLHRIHYKVSIPLNKIKRANESENMQDPSRKYVAIVTKDDFEFWFMGFLNHQRTYSLLQLAVCGSRLL; translated from the exons ATGAAGAACCAGATTCTAGGACAAGTTATTGGAATTCCAATCAGTTCTGCAGCATATCCAGCTGAGATGCCTCGACAAGGAATTTTATGCATCACTTCCAATCAATACAATGCATCTGCAAAGTTTAGACAGA GTAAGATGGAGTCGATGTTTGACAGGATGAACAGATTTACGCAAGGCATCCGTGACCATG TGAAAATCGGGCCAAAGTTGAGTGAAACAGTGAAGGGAAAGTTGAGATTAGGAGCTAGAATTCTCCAAGTAGGGGGTGTCAAGAAAGTGTTTAAACAAAACTTCAGTTCTAGTGAAGGAGAAAAGCTATTGAAGGCTTCACAATGCTATTTATACACAACCGCAGGTCCAATAGCCGGATTACTATTTATCTCAACAGATAGAATTGCCTTCTGTAGTGAAAGATCAATGAAGGTCTCTACTTCAACCGGAGATTTGCATCGGATTCATTACAAGGTTTCAATTCCATTAAACAAAATAAAGAGAGCGAATGAAAGTGAAAACATGCAGGATCCATCAAGAAAGTATGTCGCTATAGTTACAAAGGATGACTTTGAGTTTTGGTTCATGGGATTTCTTAACCATCAAAGAACTTACAGTTTGCTTCAGCTAGCAGTGTGTGGATCTCGGTTATTATAA